From the Megalops cyprinoides isolate fMegCyp1 chromosome 21, fMegCyp1.pri, whole genome shotgun sequence genome, one window contains:
- the nrm gene encoding nurim: protein MCEMASFSAHNLAICALALLNFVFVFGTGAEFVRFVSFRAIYHNITGGPPLCRDSVSWAEALRDSTVLRAAGVDLGLLTLFAAQHSLLAWGPIKRACQSVLGVLNRAFYCSATALALQVLMRFWQPVTSAPCLWSVSSAPWDTWFPLLCFTVHFLCWAIICSILLIFDYPELLGIKQVYYECLGLGDPLSLKSPRAQRLYAHLRHPVCVELAVVLWLLPTMPLDRLLLAGGLSAYLALGHSLDKQDCEYLSVQLHSKLHLFTLPQEGSTEANNHKKD from the exons aTGTGTGAAATGGCGTCTTTCTCAGCCCATAACTTGGCGATCTGCGCTTTGGCGCTGCTGAACTTCGTCTTCGTCTTCGGCACCGGTGCTGAGTTTGTCCGCTTCGTCTCTTTTCGAGCAATTTACCACAACATCACCGGAGGCCCACCGCTGTGTCGGG acTCAGTGTCCTGGGCCGAGGCGTTGCGGGACAGCACAGTGCTAAGGGCTGCTGGTGTGGACCTGGGGCTACTGACTCTTTTCgcagcccagcacagcctgcTGGCCTGGGGCCCCATCAAGCGCGCCTGTCAGTCTGTTCTGGGGGTGCTGAACCGGGCCTTCTACTGCTCCGCCACCGCCCTGGCCCTCcag GTGCTGATGCGCTTCTGGCAGCCCGTGACCAGCGCCCCCTGCCTGTGGTCTGTGAGCAGTGCACCGTGGGATACGTGGTTTCCGCTGCTGTGTTTCACGGTGCATTTCCTGTGCTGGGCCATCATCTGCAGCATACTGCTGATTTTCGACTATCCCGAGCTGCTGGGCATCAAACAG GTGTACTATGAGTGTCTGGGTTTGGGGGACCCCCTCTCCCTGAAGTCGCCCCGAGCCCAGCGGCTGTACGCCCACCTGCGTCACCCCGTGTGCGTGGAGCTGGCCGTGGTTCTGTGGCTCCTCCCCACCATGCCGCTCGACCGGCTGCTCCTGGCGGGAGGCCTGTCCGCCTACCTGGCGCTGGGGCACTCCCTGGACAAGCAGGACTGCGAGTACCTGAGCGTCCAGCTGCACAGCAAGCTGCACCTCTTCACACTGCCACAGgagggcagcactgaggccaACAACCACAAAAAGGATTAA
- the LOC118769062 gene encoding phostensin-like: MSVSSLPEWKQMLLERKRKEEEERERKEREEEERLASMPAWKRGIIQRRREKQEGGGTREREEAPGSRGEARRGSDRPSEEPQGPVSSETICPVRQNPFVRSQCRWKERREGESVREVIRGRENRTREEGQEERGVAERRIADRRAGQRPSGGREVATLEQDGPGREGPERGPGGHGQGTGDEEERSYRGRGREGETGDGQTWHHPAKRSRDPPGGADQSGTGGRVHPASLPSQAAEETVWDREREREEQEGREKEEQSYSPTNPPRDSEGHPITPRLFSVKAACPKTEYEIQIPRTPFYGVEVGPEGRRAKVGEEGPPSVTDSLCSVTQEAGSPLPGPRLPASLSRSLSASEEEDTASELPATCPHSPPSPGQRDEGQIEPAERQRQDAPGGGEEGRGREEESPEKDSSEWRYRPPSLSPSPAASPSLSPSPPLLPSPVDMSRIYNLRAAAGSRTAGSFGGRKAESPAQCLHLRPREEEAQREVQQEAQEEEQQQQRRPEPQLQELKRSCLQEPGTEIRGARGDGAAVADEPPAMRTVQQQLEQLRLREEEARQARQGGRAPRGGRANATAGERPAEQPAEPREDERTQAQALRTPQPHQPRSQKTAARQPPANQSQPPRSFTVTPRSALPPENAPKNTEQGSTLPSPSPSAALFSLRPAAGGQGKRGHTITITPRRAAGGAGPAAASAATKAPPQTQTATPNGMGEGSKKRYPTADEIEVIGGYQTLERSCLVKHRGTPKGVKVCFDEAKLERVCEYPSESSLLASLPCPAQSGADGDREEREGEEEDEDEEEEKGAFMSGGSRILGSKSGRMLKVDESCRR, translated from the exons ATGTCCGTCTCCTCTCTGCCGGAATGGAAGCAGATGCTTCTGGAGcggaagaggaaggaggaggaggagagagagaggaaggagcgtgaggaggaggagaggctggcCAGCATGCCGGCCTGGAAGCGGGGCATCATCCAGCGGAGGCGAGAGAAGCAGGAGGGAGGCGGaacgagggagagggaggaggcgcCGGGGAGCAGGGGCGAGGCGCGGCGTGGCTCCGACAGGCCCAGCGAGGAACCGCAGGGCCCCGTCTCCTCGGAGACCATCTGCCCGGTCCGCCAAAACCCGTTCGTCCGCTCCCAGTGcaggtggaaggagaggagagagggggagagcgtCAGGGA GGTCATTCGGGGGCGGGAGAACAGGACGCgagaggaggggcaggaagAGAGGGGCGTGGCGGAACGGAGGATCGCTGATCGCAGGGCGGGGCAGAGACCGAGCGGCGGCAGGGAGGTCGCCACCCTCGAGCAGGACGGCCCAGGGAGGGAGGGTCCCGAGAGGGGACCGGGGGGCCACGGCCAGGGCACGGGGGACGAAGAGGAGAGGAGttacagggggagagggagagagggggaaacaggGG ACGGCCAGACCTGGCACCACCCCGCGAAAAGGAGCAGAGACCCGCCTGGGGGTGCGGACCAGTCCGGCACGGGGGGTCGGGTGCACCCTGCTTCCCTGCCCTCACAGGCTGCAGAGGAGACTGTGTGGGACCGAGAGAGGGAGCGCGAGG AACAGGAAGGGCGGGAGAAAGAGGAGCAATCCTACTCTCCGACGAACCCGCCCAGGGACAGCGAGGGccaccccatcacccccagGCTGTTCTCCGTCAAAGCCGCCTGCCCCAAGACGGAGTATGAAATTCAGATCCCCCGCACCCCTTTCTACGGGGTGGAGGTGGGGCCGGAGGGAAG gagagccaaagTAGGAGAGGAAGGGCCTCCGTCAGTCACAGACAGTCTCTGCAGCGTCACACAGGAAGCTGGCTCACCGCTCCCCGGCCCCCggcttcctgcctctctgtcgCGATCGCTCTCGGCCTCAGAGGAGGAAGACACAGCCTCGGAGCTGCCTGCCACCTGTCCCCACAGTCCGCCCTCACCGGGACAACGCGATGAGGGGCAGATAGAGCCCGCGGAGCGGCAAAGACAGGACGCACCcggaggaggggaggaaggcCGCGGCCGCGAGGAAGAGTCGCCGGAGAAGGACAGCAGCGAGTGGCGGTAtaggcctccctctctctcgccctcccccgcggcctctccctctctctcgccctctccgcctctccttccctcccccgTCGACATGAGCCGGATTTACAACCTGCGGGCGGCGGCCGGGTCGCGGACGGCAGGGTCGTTCGGCGGGAGGAAGGCGGAGTCGCCAGCGCAGTGCCTGCACCTGCGGCCACGGGAGGAGGAGGCGCAGCGGGAGGTGCAACAGGAGGCgcaggaagaggagcagcagcagcagcgtaGGCCGGAGCCACAGCTGCAGGAACTGAAACGCAGCTGTCTGCAGGAGCCGGGGACGGAGATCAGGGGCGCGCGGGGGGACGGAGCGGCGGTGGCGGACGAGCCCCCGGCCATGCGAAcggtgcagcagcagctggagcagctcagACTGCGGGAGGAGGAAGCAAGACAGGCGAGGCAGGGCGGGCGGGCACCGCGGGGAGGCAGGGCTAACGCGACGGCGGGGGAACGGCCGGCGGAGCAGCCGGCGGAGCCGCGGGAGGACGAGCGGACGCAGGCGCAGGCCCTGAGAACGCCGCAGCCGCACCAACCGCGCAGCCAGAAGACTGCGGCCAGACAgcccccagccaatcagagccagcCGCCCCGATCCTTCACTGTCACCCCCAGATCCGCGCTCCCGCCCGAGAACGCtcccaaaaacacagaacagggcagcaccctgccctccccctccccctctgccgcCCTGTTCTCCCTCAGGCCTGcggcgggggggcaggggaagaGGGGTcacaccatcaccatcactcCCCGCAGGGCGGCcggaggggcggggccagcgGCGGCGTCCGCGGCAACCAAagcacccccccaaacccagaCTGCAACCCCCAAcgggatgggggaggggagcaaGAAGAGGTACCCCACGGCGGACGAGATCGAGGTGATCGGGGGCTATCAGACTCTGGAGAGGTCCTGCCTGGTCAAGCACAGAGGGACCCCCAAAGGG gtgaaggTGTGCTTTGACGAGGCAAAGCTGGAGCGGGTGTGTGAATACCCATCAGAGAGCTCCCTGCTGgcctccctcccctgccccgcccagTCAGGCGCTGacggagacagggaggagagggagggagaggaagaagacgaggatgaggaagaggagaaaggagcGTTTATGTCAGGGGGCAGCAGGATTCTGGGGTCTAAATCAGGCAGAATGCTGAAAGTGG ATGAGTCCTGTCGACGATAA